The following proteins are encoded in a genomic region of Mycolicibacterium rutilum:
- a CDS encoding DUF1707 SHOCT-like domain-containing protein, whose amino-acid sequence MSTSASRNGSMRAGDTDRIQVAQLLTDAAAQGRLQLPEYEDRLTRAYAAQTYDELDRLSADLPGAVTRGRSGGPCRPAPSTMLLAIMSGFERRGRWNVPRRMTTFALFGGGVVDLRYADFTSPEVEIHSYSIFGGQTILVPPEVNVDLRGIGVMGTFDHAVDGEGSPGAPCVRIRGFALGGSVGVKRKKRKAA is encoded by the coding sequence ATGAGCACTTCAGCGTCGCGGAACGGTTCGATGCGTGCTGGCGACACCGATCGGATACAGGTCGCGCAGCTGCTCACTGACGCCGCCGCCCAGGGCCGCCTGCAGCTTCCCGAGTACGAGGACCGCCTCACCAGGGCATACGCCGCGCAGACCTACGACGAGCTGGACCGGTTGTCGGCCGATCTGCCCGGCGCGGTCACCCGCGGCCGCAGCGGCGGCCCGTGCCGGCCGGCGCCGTCGACCATGCTGCTGGCCATCATGAGCGGGTTCGAACGCCGCGGCCGGTGGAATGTGCCGCGCCGGATGACCACGTTCGCCCTCTTCGGCGGCGGGGTGGTGGATTTGCGGTACGCCGACTTCACGTCGCCCGAGGTGGAGATCCACTCGTATTCAATCTTCGGCGGCCAGACGATCCTGGTGCCGCCGGAGGTCAACGTCGACCTGCGCGGCATCGGCGTGATGGGCACGTTCGACCACGCGGTGGACGGCGAAGGCTCGCCCGGCGCGCCGTGCGTGCGCATCCGCGGCTTCGCGCTCGGCGGCAGTGTCGGCGTCAAGCGCAAGAAGCGCAAAGCCGCCTAA